In Dryobates pubescens isolate bDryPub1 chromosome 32, bDryPub1.pri, whole genome shotgun sequence, the following are encoded in one genomic region:
- the PROCR gene encoding LOW QUALITY PROTEIN: endothelial protein C receptor (The sequence of the model RefSeq protein was modified relative to this genomic sequence to represent the inferred CDS: substituted 1 base at 1 genomic stop codon) gives MGETWLGSXSPPPAAPPPRSPLTAGQASGGATIPIRIPVPVHIMLRLLLLCGALGCGADHAAPLAFTMLQRTRISQGNSLFWGNASLDGQLSHLLDGLNVTQVLPLEPPDAWARRQREVTSYLNYFSQLVKLFNKERPINYTQSLRCHLGCRLFPNGSAYSFYEVSLNGTAFLSFHVPNATWQRRWPGRHAVADYAQKELMKYPMTTQALQHFLNTTCVGILRTQSARTGKQSTRSHAPLVLGLILGTLALLGMAVGIFLCTGGSC, from the exons ATGGGAGAGACTTGGCTGGGTTCCTGATctccacctcctgcagccccacctCCCCGCTCCCCCTTAACTGCTGGCCAGGCCAGCGGTGGGGCCACCATTCCCATCCgcatccctgtccctgtccacaTCATGCTCcggttgctgctgctttgcggGGCCCTGGGCTGCGGGGCAGACCACGCAG CCCCACTCGCCTTCACCATGCTGCAGCGGACCCGCATCTCCCAAGGCAACTCTCTCTTCTGGGGGaatgccagcctggatgggcagcTCAGCCATCTCTTGGATGGGCTTAATGTCACCCAGGTGCTGCCACTGGAGCCCCCAGATGCCTGGGCCAGGCGACAGAGAGAGGTGACCTCCTACCTGAACTACTTCAGCCAGCTGGTGAAGCTCTTCAACAAGGAGAGGCCCATCAACT ACACCCAGAGCCTGCGCTGCCACCTGGGCTGCCGCCTCTTCCCCAACGGCAGCGCCTACAGCTTCTACGAGGTGAGCCTCAACGGCACAGCTTTCCTCAGCTTCCACGTCCCCAACGCCACCTGGCAGCGGCGCTGGCCCGGCCGGCACGCCGTGGCTGACTACGCCCAGAAGGAGCTGATGAAGTACCCCATGACCACCCAAGCCCTCCAGCACTTCCTCAACACCACCTGCGTTGGCATCCTGCGAACTCAGAGTGCCAGGACTG gaaagcagagcactCGGTCGCACGCCCCGCTGgtgctgggcctgatcctgggGACCTTGGCCCTGCTGGGCATGGCCGTGGGCATCTTCTTGTgcacaggagggagctgctAG
- the PFKL gene encoding ATP-dependent 6-phosphofructokinase, liver type, producing the protein MAAAELERLRMAGAGMAIAVLTSGGDAQGMNAAVRAVTRMGIYVGAKVFLIYEGYEGLVEGGDNIKQANWLSVSNIIQLGGTVIGSARCKAFTTRAGRLRAARNLVEHGITNLCVIGGDGSLTGADIFRSEWGGLLEELVQDGQISEEVARENCHLNIVGLVGSIDNDFCGTDMTIGTDSALHRIMEVIDAITTTAQSHQRTFVLEVMGRHCGYLALVSGLASGADWLFIPESPPEDGWEDLMCERLGETRSRGSRLNIIIIAEGAIDRSGKPISSNYVKDLVVKRLGFDTRVTVLGHVQRGGTPSAFDRVLSSKMGMEAVMALLEATPDTPACVVSLSGNQSVRLPLMECVQVTKDVQKAMDEKRFDEAIQLRGRSFENNWNIYKLLAHQKPAQEKSPFSLAILNVGAPAAGMNAAVRSAVRIGICQGHTVYVVNDGFEGLAKGQIREVGWHDVAGWLGRGGSMLGTKRTLPKTCMEKIVENVRKFNIQGLLVIGGFEAYEGVLQLVEARGQYEELCIIMCVIPATISNNVPGTDFSLGSDTAVNAAMESCDRIKQSASGTKRRVFIVETMGGYCGYLSTVTGIAVGADAAYVYEDPFTIHDLKANVEHLTDKMKTDIQRGLVLRNEKCHEHYTTEFLYNLYSSEGKGIFDCRINVLGHLQQGGAPTPFDRNYGTKLGVKAVLWMSEKLQEAYRKGRVFANSGDSACVIGLRKKVVAFSPVTELKKVTDFEHRLPQEQWWLNLRLMLKMLANYQISLTEYISGKMEHVTRRTLSIEKGF; encoded by the exons ATGGCGGCGGCGGAGCTGGAGCGCTTGCGGATGGCGGGGGCCGGTATGGCCATCGCCGTCCTCACCAGCGGCGGGGACGCGCAAG GGATGAATGCCGCTGTCCGTGCCGTCACCCGCATGGGGATATACGTGGGAGCCAAGGTCTTCCTCATCTATGAG GGCTACGAGGGGCTGGTGGAGGGGGGAGACAACATTAAGCAAGCCAACTGGCTCAGCGTCTCCAACATCATCCAGCTG GGTGGGACGGTGATTGGCAGTGCCCGCTGCAAAGCCTTCACCACGCGGGCAGGCCGGCTGCGTGCCGCCCGTAACCTGGTGGAGCACGGCATCACCAACCTCTGTGTCATTGGTGGGGACGGCAGCCTGACCGGCGCCGACATCTTCCGCTCCGAGTGGGGCggcctgctggaggagctggtccAAGATG ggcagaTCAGTGAAGAGGTGGCCCGGGAGAACTGCCACCTGAACATCGTGGGGCTGGTGGGCTCCATCGACAATGACTTCTGCGGCACCGACATGACCATCGGCACCGACTCGGCGCTGCACCGCATCATGGAGGTGATTGATGCCATCACCACCACCGCACAGAG CCACCAGCGGACGTTCGTGCTGGAGGTGATGGGTCGCCACTGCGG GTACCTGGCGCTGGTGTCCGGCTTGGCCTCGGGTGCCGACTGGCTCTTCATCCCTGAATCCCCTCCAGAGGATGGCTGGGAGGACCTCATGTGCGAGAGGCTTGGGGAG acACGCAGCAGAGGGTCGCGGCtcaacatcatcatcatcgCCGAGGGCGCTATCGACCGCAGCGGCAAACCCATCTCCTCCAACTACGTGAAGGAT CTGGTGGTGAAACGCCTGGGGTTCGACACGCGCGTCACGGTCCTCGGCCACGTGCAGCGCGGAGGGACCCCCTCAGCCTTTGACCGGGTGCTG agcagcaagatgGGGATGGAGGCAGTGATGGCGCTGCTGGAGGCCACGCCGGACACCCCTGCCTGCGTGGTGAGCCTCTCGGGGAACCAGTCCGTGCGGCTGCCGCTCATGGAGTGTGTGCAGGTG ACCAAGGATGTGCAGAAGGCCATGGATGAGAAGAGGTTTGATGAGGCCATCCAGCTCCGGGGGAG GAGCTTTGAGAACAACTGGAACATCTACAAGCTGCTAGCACACCAGAAGCCAGCGCAGGAGAAG AGCCCCTTCAGCCTGGCCATCCTGAACGTGGGTGCCCCTGCAGCCGGCATGAACGCTGCTGTCAGGTCGGCCGTGCGGATCGGCATCTGCCAGGGGCACACTGTCTACGTGGTGAACGATGGCTTCGAGGGCTTGGCCAAGGGGCAG atcCGTGAGGTGGGCTGGCACGATGTTGCAGGCTGGCTGGGACGTGGAGGGTCCATGCTGGGCACCAAGCG GACACTGCCCAAGACCTGTATGGAAAAGATTGTGGAGAATGTGCGGAAGTTCAACATCCAGGGGCTGCTGGTCATCGGCGGCTTCGAG GCCTACGAGggggtgctgcagctggtggaagCCCGTGGGCAGTACGAGGAGCTCTGCATCATCATGTGTGTCATCCCTGCCACCATCAGCAACAACGTGCCTGGCACCGACTTCAGCCTGGGCTCAGACACGGCTGTCAATGCAGCCATGGAG AGTTGTGACCGCATCAAGCAGTCGGCCTCGGGCACCAAGCGCCGCGTCTTCATCGTGGAGACCATGGGGGGCTACTGTGGCTACCTCTCCACTGTCACTGGCATCGCGGTGGGCGCCGATGCTGCCTATGTCTATGAAGATCCCTTCACCATCCACGACCTGAAG GCCAACGTGGAGCATTTGACTGACAAAATGAAGACAGATATCCAGAGAGGGTTGGTGCTGCG CAATGAGAAATGCCATGAGCACTACACCACTGAGTTCCTCTACAACCTCTACTCTTCTGAGGGCAAAGGCATCTTTGACTGCAGGATTAATGTCCTGGGCCACCTCCAGCAG GGGGGAGCCCCCACCCCCTTTGACCGCAACTATGGGACCAAGCTGGGAGTGAAGGCGGTGCTGTGGATGtcagagaagctgcaggaggcCTACCGCAAGG GGCGTGTGTTCGCCAACTCGGGAGACTCTGCCTGCGTGATCGGGCTCAGGAAGAAGGTGGTGGCCTTCAGCCCCGTGACGGAGCTGAAGAAAGTCACCGATTTCGA gcacaggctgccccaggagcagtGGTGGCTGAACCTGCGGCTGATGCTGAAGATGTTGGCCAACTACCAGATCAGCCTGACTGAGTACATCTCGGGCAAGATGGAGCACGTCACTCGCCGCACGCTCAGCATCGAGAAGGGCTTCTAG
- the CFAP410 gene encoding cilia- and flagella-associated protein 410 isoform X2: MRLTRAVVLARSKAAALDGVRRLNCCVNGISDLEPLNQCQNLSELYLRKNNIASLNELFYLKNLPRLRVLWLSENPCCGSDPHHYRMTVLRNLPSLQKLDNQAVTEEELSQALVDGEEITAPPARRKVENGSPESSAAESTTETESELLNISLEETNKIREELGMKPLPRDKFSSFSPRETDCSRKKRNNILNAILLLLKELDTEGLELVQQSVGRRLQASRKKELQED, from the exons ATGAGGCTGACGCGGGCCGTCGTGCTCGCACGATCCAAAGCCGCCGCGCTCGACGGTGTCCGCCGCCTAAACTGCTG CGTGAATGGCATCTCTGACCTTGAGCCTCTGAACCAGTGCCAGAATCTGAGTGAACTCTACCTGAGGAAGAACAACATTGCAAGCCTAAATGAGCTCTTCTACCTCAAAAACCTGCCCCGGCTGCGGGTCCTGTGGCTGTCAGAAAACCCCTGCTGTGGCTCAGACCCCCACCACTACCGGATGACGGTGCTGCGtaacctgcccagcctgcagaagcTTGATAACCAAG CTGTGACAGAGGAAGAACTGTCCCAGGCGCTggtggatggggaggagatCACAGCCCCACCAGCTAGGAGGAAGGTGGAGAATGGCAGCCCTGAATCCAGTGCAGCCGAGTCCACAACGGAGACCGAGAGTGAGCTGCTGAAcatcagtctggaggagacaaA CAAAATTCGAGAGGAGCTTGGTATGAAGCCTCTTCCCAGGGACAAGTTTTCCTCCTTTTCACCTCGAGAGACAGACTGCAGCCGAAAGAAGAGA AACAATATCCTGAATGccatcctgctcctcctgaaGGAACTGGACACGGAGGGGCTGGAGCTTGTTCAGCAGTCGGTGGGGCGGAGGCTCCAGGCCTCTCGgaagaaggagctgcaggaggactgA
- the CFAP410 gene encoding cilia- and flagella-associated protein 410 isoform X1: MRLTRAVVLARSKAAALDGVRRLNCWGSRLTDISICRDLPNIEVITFSVNGISDLEPLNQCQNLSELYLRKNNIASLNELFYLKNLPRLRVLWLSENPCCGSDPHHYRMTVLRNLPSLQKLDNQAVTEEELSQALVDGEEITAPPARRKVENGSPESSAAESTTETESELLNISLEETNKIREELGMKPLPRDKFSSFSPRETDCSRKKRNNILNAILLLLKELDTEGLELVQQSVGRRLQASRKKELQED; the protein is encoded by the exons ATGAGGCTGACGCGGGCCGTCGTGCTCGCACGATCCAAAGCCGCCGCGCTCGACGGTGTCCGCCGCCTAAACTGCTG GGGCAGCCGCCTGACCGAT ATATCCATATGCCGGGATTTACCCAACATCGAGGTGATCACATTCAG CGTGAATGGCATCTCTGACCTTGAGCCTCTGAACCAGTGCCAGAATCTGAGTGAACTCTACCTGAGGAAGAACAACATTGCAAGCCTAAATGAGCTCTTCTACCTCAAAAACCTGCCCCGGCTGCGGGTCCTGTGGCTGTCAGAAAACCCCTGCTGTGGCTCAGACCCCCACCACTACCGGATGACGGTGCTGCGtaacctgcccagcctgcagaagcTTGATAACCAAG CTGTGACAGAGGAAGAACTGTCCCAGGCGCTggtggatggggaggagatCACAGCCCCACCAGCTAGGAGGAAGGTGGAGAATGGCAGCCCTGAATCCAGTGCAGCCGAGTCCACAACGGAGACCGAGAGTGAGCTGCTGAAcatcagtctggaggagacaaA CAAAATTCGAGAGGAGCTTGGTATGAAGCCTCTTCCCAGGGACAAGTTTTCCTCCTTTTCACCTCGAGAGACAGACTGCAGCCGAAAGAAGAGA AACAATATCCTGAATGccatcctgctcctcctgaaGGAACTGGACACGGAGGGGCTGGAGCTTGTTCAGCAGTCGGTGGGGCGGAGGCTCCAGGCCTCTCGgaagaaggagctgcaggaggactgA